Part of the Georgenia sp. TF02-10 genome, GACCCGTCGGTGGACTCCGCCCGGCTCAACCCGAAGTACACCTTCGAGACGTTTGTGACCGGCTCCTCCAACCGGTTCGCCCACGCCGCCGCGACCGCCGTCGCCGAGGCCCCGGCCAAGGCCTACAACCCGCTGTTCATCTACGGCGGCTCAGGCCTGGGCAAGACCCACCTGCTGCACGCGATCGGGCACTACGCGCGCAACCTCTACCCCGGTGCGCGGGTCCGCTACGTGAACTCCGAGGAGTTCACCAACGACTTCATCAACTCCATCCGGGACGACAAGGCGGAGAACTTCCAGCGGAGGTACCGCAACGTCGACGTCCTGCTCATCGACGACATCCAGTTCCTCGGCGGCAAGGAGCAGACGGTCGAGGAGTTCTTCCACACCTTCAACACGCTGCACAACGACAACCGGCAGGTGGTCATCACCTCCGACGTCCCGCCCAAGCAGCTCAACGGGTTCGAGGACCGGCTGCGCTCGCGCTTCGAGTGGGGGCTGCTCACCGACGTCCAGCCGCCGGACCTGGAGACCCGGATCGCGATCCTGCGGAAGAAGGCGGTGGCCGAGCGGCTGCAGGCCACCGACGAGGTGCTGGAGTACATCGCCTCGCGCATCTCCACCAACATCCGCGAGCTCGAGGGCGCGCTCATCCGGGTGACCGCCTTCGCCAACCTCAACCGTCAGCCGGTCGAGCTCTCCCTGGCCGAGATGGTCCTCAAGGACCTGATCACCGACCCCGAGGGCGAGAACATCACGCCCACCCTGATCATGAGCCAGACGGCGCACTACTTCTCGGTCTCCATCGACTCCCTGTGCTCCTCGGACCGCTCCCGGGTGCTCGTCAACGCCCGGCAGATCGCGATGTACCTGTGCCGGGAGCTCACCGACCTGTCCCTGCCCAAGATCGGCCAGCTCTTCGGCGGGCGGGACCACACCACCGTCATGCACGCCAACCGCAAGATCCGCGAGCAGATGGCGGAGAAGCGGTCGACCTACAACCAGGTCACCGAGCTGACGAACCGGATCAAGCAGAAGGCCCGCGGGGCCTGACCCGTCGTCCCGACGCACCTCCGTCGCCGGCGACGGCGTCCCCTCCGCGCCGCCACGAACCTTCCCGCCGCCGCCGCGCCCGGGGACCGGACACGGGGTCCCTTGCCAAACCACGCCCCTCGGGAGTAGGGGATGCACAGCTGTGCACACACCTGTGGACAACGGTGGACAGCTCGGGACCGGCCGGTGGACTGCTCCGCCCCTCCCGGTGGACGGCCGGTGTGCGCGGCCCGCTCGTCCACCGCCGGAACGGTCTCTCCACAGCGCCGGCCACGCCCGCGCCCACACCCCCGCTGCCCTTCTGACCTGCGCAGACGCCGCTCCTCCACAGCGTCCACAACGGCTATGACGACGATGACCTAGAGAGATCGAGATGGCTGTGGAGAGCCAACATGGGTCCGGCCGGGCAGGTGGGTCCGTGGCCGACGACGGCGTCCGCACACCCGTCCGACCGCCCGGTCTGCCGCCGGTTCCCACAGCCGCTGTGGTTTACCCACATCCCGGTCGACCCTCGGTTTTCACCCCACCCGAACGCCCCCCGCCCCAGCCGGACCACCGCCGTCCCCATCGCTACCCGCCCATTGCCCGACTGGGTAGGGTTGGCCTGCGCCGCGGTCCGTCCCGGCACGATCACCGAGAGAAGGTCCACCATCGTGAAGTTCCGGGTCGAACGCGACGTGCTGACCGAGGCCGTCACCTGGACGGCGCGGTCCCTGCCCTCCCGGCCCCCGGTCCCGGTGCTCGCCGGGGTGCTGCTGGAGGCGCAGGACGACGGGACGTTGACCCTGTCGAGCTTCGACTTCGAGATCTCCGCCCGCTCCCAGGTCCTCGCCGATGTCGAGAGCGCCGGCGTCGCGCTCGTCTCCGGCCGGCTGCTCGCGGACATCGCCAAGGCGCTGCCGGCCCGGCCGGTCGACGTCGTCCTCGACGGCCCCAAGGTGGTCATCACCTGCGGCTCCGCCCGGTTCACCCTGCTCACCATGCCGGTGGACGACTACCCAACCCTGCCGCAGATGCCCGAGGTCACCGGCAGCGTCGACGCCGCCGTGCTCGCCGAGGCGGTCGGCCAGGTCACCATCGCCGCCAGCCGGGACGAGACCCTCCCGCTGCTCACCGGGGTCCGGGTGGAGATCGAGGGTGAGAAGGTCACGCTGCTGGCCACCGACCGCTACCGGCTGGCCATGCGCGAGCTCCCCTGGCACCCCGCCTCGCCGGCGGTGGAGGCGGTCGCGCTGGTCCGGGCCCGGACCCTGAACGACGTCGCCAAGTCCATGACCTCTGCCGGCGGCGTCGACGTCGCCCTGGCCTCCGGCGGGCCGGCCGCGCTCATCGGGTTCGAGGCCGGCGGGCGGCGCACCACCTCGCTGCTCGTCGAGGGCGACTACCCGCCGGTGCGCCGGCTCTTCCCCGAGGCGACGACGACGCACGCCGTCGTCGAGACCCAGGCACTCATCGAGGCGGCCCGCCGGGTCAGCCTCGTGGCCGAGCGCAACACCCCGATCCGGCTGACCTTCAGCGAGGGCCAGGCCGTCCTCGAGGCCGGGCAGGGCGAGGACGCCCAGGCCTCCGAGGCCCTCGAGGCAAGCCTGACCGGGGAGGGGCTGAGCACGGCGTTCAACCCGCACTACCTGCTCGACGGCCTCGGCGCGCTGACCACGCCGTTCGTCCGGCTGTCCTTCACCCACCCGACCAAGCCGGCCGTGCTGACCGGCCAGGCCGAGCAGGAGAGCGGCGATGACGACACGTTCCGGTACCTGCTGATGCCCATCCGGTTCGCGGGCTGACCGGCTCCCACCACACCGGGCCGGCGACGCCCGCGCCGCGCCGGCCGCACCGAGGAGGACGACAGGCATGCACATCGGGATGGTGGGGCTGGGCCGCATGGGCGGCAACATGGCCGAGCGGCTGCGCGCCGCCGGCATCGAGGTCACCGGGTACGACACCGACCCGGCCACCTCCGACGTGGCCACGCTGGCCGACCTGGTCGCCGCCCTGCCCGGGCCGGAGCGGGTGGTCTGGGTGATGGTGCCCGCCGGGCGGCCCACCCAGGCGGTGCTGAACGAGCTGCACGACCTGCTCGACGCCGGCGACGTCGTCGTCGAGGGCGGCAACTCCCACTTCGAGGACGACCGCACCAACGCCGAGCGGCTCGCCGGGCGCGGGATCGGCTATGTCGACGTCGGCGTGTCCGGTGGGGTGTGGGGCCGGGAGGTCGGCTACGGGATGATGGCCGGCGGGGACCCGGCGCACATCGACCGCCTGCTTCCGGTCTTCGACGCCCTCCGCCCGGAGGGCCCGCGGGCGGAGGGCTTCGTCCACGCCGGCCCGGTCGGCGCGGGGCACTTCGCCAAGATGGTCCACAACGGCATCGAGTACGGCCTCATGCAGTCCTACGCCGAGGGCTACCAGCTGCTCGAGGCCCGCGAGGACCTCATCTCCGACGTCGGCGCGGTCTTCGCGGCCTGGCAGCGGGGCACCGTGGTGCGCTCCTGGCTGCTCGAGCTCATGGTCCGCGCCGTCCAGGAGGACCCGGGCCTGGACGACATCGCCGGCTGGGTGGAGGACTCCGGCGAGGGCCGGTGGACCATCCTGGAGGCGATCGAGCAGGCCGTGCCGGTCCCGGTCATCTCCGCGGCCCTGTTCGCCCGGTTCTCCTCCCGCCAGCCCAACTCCCCGGCCATGCGGGCGGTCGCGGCGCTGCGCCAGCAGTTCGGCGGGCATGCCACCAAGCCGGCCGCCGGGGAGGAGGCGCCGCCGGAGGTCGCGCCCGGGGAGTCCACGGTCGAGCGGTAGCGCCGGGTCAGCCTGTCCGGACGACGGCGGCCGGCCAGGGACGCACGACGGCGGCCGGTCGGCCATGACCACGCCGGCACCACGGCGGGAGGCCCGGTCGGGACGACGGCTGCCGGGCCGCCAGGGCGGCCACGAGGGCACCCAGGTGGGAAACCCGGTCAGGGCGACGGCGGTCGCACCAGGCGTGGACGACGGCGGGGCCGCAGCCGGCACGGTCACGCCGGCGGGCACGCCCGGGGCACCGGCGAGAATGGCAGGGGCAGCACGGCACCGGCCCAGCAGGGCACCGGCGGGAGAGGGAGGCAGGTCTTGTACGTCTCGGACCTGGCCCTGAACGACTTCCGCTCCTACCACGAGGTCGTCCTCGCCCTCGAGCCCGGGCCGACGGCGTTCGTCGGGCCGAACGGGCAGGGCAAGACCAACCTGGTCGAGGCCGTCGCCTACCTCTCCACCTTCACCAGCCACCGCGTCGCCGCCGACGCCGCGCTGGTCCGCCAAGGCGCCCCGGGCGCCGTCGTGCGCGCCAAGGTCGTGCACGAGGACCGGCCCACCCTCGTCGAGCTCGAGATCGTCGCCGGCAAGGCCAACCGGGCCCGGCTGAACCGGGCGCCGGCCCGCCCCCGGGACGTCCTCGGCGTGCTCCGCACCGTCCTGTTCGCGCCCGAGGACCTCGAGCTCGTCCGGGGCGACCCCGCCGCGCGGCGCCGGTTCCTCGACGAGCTCATGGTCCTGCTCACCCCCCGGCTGGCCGCCGTGCGCGCCGAGTACGACAAGGTGCTGCGCCAGCGCTCCGCCCTGCTGAAGTCCGCCGGCGCCGCCCGCCGCCGCGGGGCCCGGGTGGACCTGTCCACCCTGGACGTCTGGGACGGCCAGCTCGCCGACACCGGCGCGCAGCTGGTCGCCGCCCGCGCCGACCTGATCGACCGGCTCCGCCCGCACGTGGCCACCGCCTACGCCGACGTCAGCGGCGGGCAGGGCACCGCCCGGATCGGCTACCGGGCGAGTGTGGACCAGGCCGACGACCTGCCCCTGCCGACCGCGGCCGAGCTGGACGCCGACGACGGCGCCCGGGTGGCCGCCGTCGGGCGGGAGGACGCGCTGCGCGCCGCCCCGGCCGTGGCCGACCGGCTGCGCGCCGCCCTGCTCCGGGTCCGCGAGCAGGAGATCGAGCGCGGCCTCTGCCTGGTCGGGCCGCACCGCGACGACCTCACCCTCGCCCTCGGACCCCTGCCCGCCAAGGGCTACGCCAGCCACGGGGAGTCCTGGTCCTACGCGCTGGCGCTGCGGCTGGCCGCCTACGAGGTGCTGCGCGGCGACGACGGCGCCTGGGGCAGGGACGGGGAGCCGGTGCTCATCCTGGACGACGTGTTCGCCGAGCTGGACGTGCGCCGCCGCGAGCGGCTCGCCACCATGGTCGCCGGGGCCCGCCAGGTGCTGGTCACAGCCGCGGACGCCGCGGACGTCCCGGACGCGCTGCGCGGGGCCCGGTTCGACGTCGCCGAGGGGCAGGTGACCCGCCGTGACTGAGGACGCCGAGCGCGCAGTCCGCGGCACCGGTGATCCGGCCGACGCCGACGCCGCCGACGTCGCCGCCCGCCGCGCGCTGGACCGGGCCCGGGAGGCGACCCGCGCCAAGGGCGTCTTCCGCACCCGGTCCCGCCGCACCGGCCAGGCCGCGGGGGCCGCGGGCGCCGGCGGCGACGACGGCGGGGCCAGCACCTGGCGGGCCGGCCCCGGGCTCGGGGACGGCATCTCCGGCCCGGCGCCGTCGGGCCGCGACCCCCAGCCGCTCGGCGGGCTGGCCGCCCACCTGCTGCTCCAGCGCGGGTGGCGCCAGCCGGTCAGCGTGGGCGGCGTCGTCGGCCGGTGGCGCGAGGTGGTCGGGGACCAGCTCGCCGACCACTGCCAGGTCGAGACCTTCGACGGCACCGAGCTGGTGGTGCGGGCCAGCTCCACCGCCTGGGCCACCCAGGTCCGGCTGCTCCTGCCCCAGCTCCAGCGCCGCCTCGCCGAGGAGGTCGGCGAGGGCACCGTCACCTCCATCGTCGTGCTCGGCCCCGGCGGCCCGAGCTGGCGGCGCGGACCCCGCTCGGTGCGCGGCCGCGGCCCGCGGGACACCTACGGCTGACCCCCGCCGGCCGGGGTTGGTGGCCGCGCTACGGACCGACCCGGCGCGGCGACCACGCCCGGCCGACCCGGCCCGTGAAGCCCCGGCTGACCCGGCCCGCGAACCGCTGGCCGACCCGGCCCGCGAACCGCCGGCAGACCCGGCCCGCGAACCGCCGGCAGACCGCTCCACCCGCCCCCGGTGACACCCCGTCCACCGGCGCGTTTTCCCTGTGGGCAGAGCTGTGGATACTCGTGGTTTTCGGCTCTGGCGCGCTAGAATCGACGGAGCCAAACCCCCTCCGGCGCCCCCGTGCCGGAGGACCACGCGGCGGCCTCGCGCCCCGGCTGTTCCCACCCACGGCCCGGCGGCGCGCGCCCTTGCCTGCCCGAACGAGGAGAGCCTACGACCGTGGCCGACCACTCTGCCGACGCACCCATCACCACCCCGGAGGAGGCGACGGCACCCACGGCCCCCTCGGCACCGACCGCACCCCACAACGGCATGGTCCCGGCCAGCCAGGAGTACGGCGCCCGCGACATCACCGTCCTGGAGGGCCTGGAGGCCGTCCGCAAGCGGCCCGGCATGTACATCGGCTCCACCGGCGAGCGCGGCCTGCACCACCTGGTCTACGAGGTCGTCGACAACTCCGTGGACGAGGCGCTGGCCGGCTACTGCGACCACATCGAGGTGACCATCCTGCCCGACGGCGGGGTGCGGGTGGCGGACAACGGCCGCGGCATCCCGGTCGACGTCGTGGAGTCCGAGGGCCGGCCCGCCGTCGAGGTCGTGCTCACCGTCCTGCACGCCGGCGGGAAGTTCGGCGGCGGCGCCTACGCCGTCTCCGGCGGCCTGCACGGCGTCGGCGTCTCGGTGGTCAACGCCCTGTCCCACCGCCTCCAGGTCGAGGTCGCCCAGCAGGGGTACGTGTGGCGGATGGGCTTCGTCGACGGCGTCCCCACCGGGGACCTGGCCCGCGGCGAGGAGACCGACGCCACCGGCACCACCGTCACCTTCTGGGCCAACCAGGACATCTTCGAGACCACCGACTACAACTTCGAGACCCTGCGCGCCCGCTTCCAGCAGATGGCGTTCCTGAACAAGGGCCTGCGGATCACCCTCACCGACCAGCGCGCCGGCGTCACCGACGCCGGGGACGAGATCACCGGCGACGCCGGCGGCACCGACGACGACGCCCGCACCGGCCACCGCGAGGTCAGCTACCACTACGAGGGCGGCCTGCGGGACTACGTCCGCTACCTCAACACCACCAAGCGGGTGGACCTGGTGCACCCGGACATCATCGACTTCGAGTCCGAGGACACCGAGCGGCGGATCTCCGTCGAGATCGCCATGCAGTGGACCAACGGCTACGCCGAGTCCGTGCACACCTACGCCAACACCATCAACACCACCGAGGGCGGCACCCACGAGGAGGGCTTCCGCTCGGCGCTGACCTCGCTGATCAACAAGTACGCCCGGGACAAGGGCCTGCTCAAGGACAAGGACGAGAACCTCACCGGGGAGGACATCCGGGAGGGCCTGACCGCCGTCATCTCGGTCAAGCTCGGCGAGCCGCAGTTCGAGGGCCAGACCAAGACCAAGCTCGGCAACACCGAGGCCCGCACCTTCGTCCAGACCCAGCTCTACGCCCAGCTCGGCGACTGGCTGGACGCCCACCCCAGCGAGGCCCGGGACATCATCCGCAAGTCCCAGCAGGCCGCCGCCGCCCGGCTCGCGGCCCGCAAGGCCCGGGAGGCCACCCGCCGCAAGGGGCTGCTGGAGTCCATCTCGATGCCCGGCAAGCTCAAGGACTGCTCCAGCCGGGACGCCTCGGTCTCGGAGATCTTCCTCGTCGAGGGCGACTCCGCCGGCGGCTCCGCGGTCCAGGGCCGCGACCCCGAGCACCAGGCCATCCTGCCGCTGCGCGGGAAGATCCTGAACGTGGAGAAGGCCCGGCTGGACCGGGCGCTGGGCAACCAGGAGATCCAGTCCCTGATCACCGCCTTCGGCACCGGGATCGGGGAGGAGTTCGACGGCGCCAAGCTCCGCTACCACAAGATCATCCTGATGGCCGACGCGGACGTGGACGGCCAGCACATCGCCACCCTGCTGCTCACCCTGCTCTTCCGGTACATGCGCCCCCTGGTCGAGGGCGGCCACGTCTACCTGGCCCAGCCGCCGCTGTACCGGCTGAAGTGGACCAACGCTCCGCACCAGTACGTCTACAGCGACCGGGAGAAGGACGCGCTGCTGGCCGAGGGCGCCCGGGCCGGCCGCCGCCTGCCCAAGGAGGGCGGCATCCAGCGGTACAAGGGCCTGGGCGAGATGAACGACCAGGAGCTGTGGGAGACCACGATGAACCCCGAGACCCGCACCCTGCGCCAGGTCACCATCGAGGACGCGGCGGCCGCCGACGAGACGTTCGCCATCCTCATGGGCGAGGACGTGGAGTCCCGCCGCAGCTTCATCCAGCGCAACGCCCGGGACGTCCGCTTCCTGGACCTCTGACCGCCCCCGCAAGCCCCCGCCGCGCGGCCGCCGTGCGCCGTCGCCCGCACCCGACCGAAGGACAGACGTGACCCAGCCACCCGAGGACCAGCCCACCGGCCCCACCCCCGAGGACATCGCCGGAGAGCCCGGGGTCGTCACCCGGGACCGGGTGGAGCAGGTGGACCTGCAGCTGGAGATGCAGCGGTCCTACCTGGACTACGCCATGTCGGTGATCGTCTCCCGCGCCCTGCCGGACGTGCGGGACGGCCTGAAGCCCGTGCACCGCCGGGTGCTGTACGCCATGTACGACGGCGGCTACCGCCCCGACTCCTCCTTCTCCAAGTGCTCCCGCGTGGTGGGGGAGGTGATGGGCCAGTACCACCCGCACGGCGACGCGCCCATCTACGACGCCCTGGTCCGGCTGGTCCAGCCGTGGTCCATGCGCCACCCGCTCATCGCCGGCCAGGGCAACTTCGGCTCCCCCGGCAACCTCGGCGCCGCCGCCCCGCGGTACACCGAGTGCAAGATGGCGCCGAT contains:
- the dnaN gene encoding DNA polymerase III subunit beta, with translation MKFRVERDVLTEAVTWTARSLPSRPPVPVLAGVLLEAQDDGTLTLSSFDFEISARSQVLADVESAGVALVSGRLLADIAKALPARPVDVVLDGPKVVITCGSARFTLLTMPVDDYPTLPQMPEVTGSVDAAVLAEAVGQVTIAASRDETLPLLTGVRVEIEGEKVTLLATDRYRLAMRELPWHPASPAVEAVALVRARTLNDVAKSMTSAGGVDVALASGGPAALIGFEAGGRRTTSLLVEGDYPPVRRLFPEATTTHAVVETQALIEAARRVSLVAERNTPIRLTFSEGQAVLEAGQGEDAQASEALEASLTGEGLSTAFNPHYLLDGLGALTTPFVRLSFTHPTKPAVLTGQAEQESGDDDTFRYLLMPIRFAG
- a CDS encoding DUF721 domain-containing protein, with translation MTEDAERAVRGTGDPADADAADVAARRALDRAREATRAKGVFRTRSRRTGQAAGAAGAGGDDGGASTWRAGPGLGDGISGPAPSGRDPQPLGGLAAHLLLQRGWRQPVSVGGVVGRWREVVGDQLADHCQVETFDGTELVVRASSTAWATQVRLLLPQLQRRLAEEVGEGTVTSIVVLGPGGPSWRRGPRSVRGRGPRDTYG
- the dnaA gene encoding chromosomal replication initiator protein DnaA → MPQNQPTTSSWAQAVDVLTDRGDIGGAQLAFVRMTRPLGVIDDTILLAVPSDFAKDFLETRAREPILSALAEVVGTPVRFAVTVDPSLEEVTPEPVPPASPTSARTAPSARTPAGGHEERVLPPPLRSSADRGISAEDPSVDSARLNPKYTFETFVTGSSNRFAHAAATAVAEAPAKAYNPLFIYGGSGLGKTHLLHAIGHYARNLYPGARVRYVNSEEFTNDFINSIRDDKAENFQRRYRNVDVLLIDDIQFLGGKEQTVEEFFHTFNTLHNDNRQVVITSDVPPKQLNGFEDRLRSRFEWGLLTDVQPPDLETRIAILRKKAVAERLQATDEVLEYIASRISTNIRELEGALIRVTAFANLNRQPVELSLAEMVLKDLITDPEGENITPTLIMSQTAHYFSVSIDSLCSSDRSRVLVNARQIAMYLCRELTDLSLPKIGQLFGGRDHTTVMHANRKIREQMAEKRSTYNQVTELTNRIKQKARGA
- the recF gene encoding DNA replication/repair protein RecF codes for the protein MYVSDLALNDFRSYHEVVLALEPGPTAFVGPNGQGKTNLVEAVAYLSTFTSHRVAADAALVRQGAPGAVVRAKVVHEDRPTLVELEIVAGKANRARLNRAPARPRDVLGVLRTVLFAPEDLELVRGDPAARRRFLDELMVLLTPRLAAVRAEYDKVLRQRSALLKSAGAARRRGARVDLSTLDVWDGQLADTGAQLVAARADLIDRLRPHVATAYADVSGGQGTARIGYRASVDQADDLPLPTAAELDADDGARVAAVGREDALRAAPAVADRLRAALLRVREQEIERGLCLVGPHRDDLTLALGPLPAKGYASHGESWSYALALRLAAYEVLRGDDGAWGRDGEPVLILDDVFAELDVRRRERLATMVAGARQVLVTAADAADVPDALRGARFDVAEGQVTRRD
- the gyrB gene encoding DNA topoisomerase (ATP-hydrolyzing) subunit B, whose amino-acid sequence is MVPASQEYGARDITVLEGLEAVRKRPGMYIGSTGERGLHHLVYEVVDNSVDEALAGYCDHIEVTILPDGGVRVADNGRGIPVDVVESEGRPAVEVVLTVLHAGGKFGGGAYAVSGGLHGVGVSVVNALSHRLQVEVAQQGYVWRMGFVDGVPTGDLARGEETDATGTTVTFWANQDIFETTDYNFETLRARFQQMAFLNKGLRITLTDQRAGVTDAGDEITGDAGGTDDDARTGHREVSYHYEGGLRDYVRYLNTTKRVDLVHPDIIDFESEDTERRISVEIAMQWTNGYAESVHTYANTINTTEGGTHEEGFRSALTSLINKYARDKGLLKDKDENLTGEDIREGLTAVISVKLGEPQFEGQTKTKLGNTEARTFVQTQLYAQLGDWLDAHPSEARDIIRKSQQAAAARLAARKAREATRRKGLLESISMPGKLKDCSSRDASVSEIFLVEGDSAGGSAVQGRDPEHQAILPLRGKILNVEKARLDRALGNQEIQSLITAFGTGIGEEFDGAKLRYHKIILMADADVDGQHIATLLLTLLFRYMRPLVEGGHVYLAQPPLYRLKWTNAPHQYVYSDREKDALLAEGARAGRRLPKEGGIQRYKGLGEMNDQELWETTMNPETRTLRQVTIEDAAAADETFAILMGEDVESRRSFIQRNARDVRFLDL